Proteins encoded within one genomic window of Leptolyngbya sp. SIO1E4:
- a CDS encoding ankyrin repeat domain-containing protein produces MKLTKQNRAIIAFPVFFFGAWLVYLYLTPVAICKSAVRSNNVELANFCLSLGMSANKSHFGRTLLHVAAADSSISMVELLLQNGADPNLFSVVGSTPLHQAVGSERLEIVSLLLKYGGSVYVVDDKGMTPLHWSVARSDTAITVFLIQNGADVDARAVTGATPLHLAAYSDQADHIEILLENGAQLNAKTNSGRTPLDVARDEGSINSTFVLKRLAN; encoded by the coding sequence ATGAAATTAACTAAACAGAATCGGGCAATAATTGCATTTCCGGTGTTCTTTTTTGGAGCATGGTTGGTATATCTCTACTTAACCCCAGTTGCTATCTGTAAGTCTGCTGTCCGCTCAAATAATGTGGAGCTAGCTAACTTCTGTCTTTCCCTAGGTATGAGCGCAAACAAAAGCCATTTTGGGCGAACCCTGCTTCATGTAGCAGCAGCAGATTCCAGCATTTCTATGGTTGAATTACTGTTGCAAAATGGTGCAGATCCTAACTTGTTTTCTGTGGTGGGAAGTACTCCTCTGCATCAAGCCGTGGGAAGTGAAAGGCTGGAAATTGTTAGTTTACTTCTCAAATACGGAGGGAGTGTCTATGTTGTAGATGACAAAGGCATGACCCCTCTACATTGGTCTGTAGCACGCAGTGACACTGCAATTACTGTTTTCCTCATACAAAATGGCGCAGATGTTGATGCTAGAGCTGTTACTGGTGCAACCCCACTTCATCTTGCTGCCTATTCTGACCAAGCTGATCATATAGAAATCTTGCTTGAGAATGGGGCTCAGCTGAATGCAAAAACGAACAGTGGACGAACACCCTTAGATGTTGCCAGAGATGAGGGCAGCATCAATTCAACATTTGTGCTAAAGAGGTTGGCTAACTGA
- a CDS encoding RHS repeat protein: protein MFTRTEYTRDGRIKARIDERGNPTEYRYDAVGHLTEMIYADDTPNNLSDKPRMTVTYDAAGRRMAETDALGYTTRYLYEELGRVTETHFL from the coding sequence ATTTTTACCCGCACTGAGTACACCAGGGATGGTCGTATCAAGGCCCGTATCGACGAGCGCGGTAACCCCACCGAATATCGGTACGATGCGGTTGGTCACCTCACCGAAATGATCTACGCTGACGATACCCCCAACAACCTCAGCGATAAGCCCCGGATGACGGTTACTTACGATGCCGCTGGTCGTCGCATGGCTGAAACCGATGCCCTAGGCTACACCACCCGCTATCTCTACGAAGAGTTAGGCCGCGTTACTGAAACCCACTTCCTATGA
- a CDS encoding flippase: MQQPGLFAKLLRGAGAALTIQVVSAGALYGSQVLLARWMGTAEYGLYDYANTISIFWAFIAGLGLPTAVLRFISAYKTQQDWAHLQGIIGSSWRQTLVVGLIASFCGTVILLRLNAAHPLGAYTLPLIIGIWNIPIVALVNLQREIVRAFQQIVLAYAPSLMMQPLLLIAMAAVWQRQQDLTSAIAIALTLLSALLALVLQWLLFQQNLDVQIRNARPAYERTQWWSVALPLILSSGAHMVLRETDTLMIGVLLNAKQVGIYSAALKTSSWVPFILLAVNAIAAPLIASLYAEGDRQGLQQLVSTIARWMFYPALATAIGLISFAEPVLHLFGTEFVAAKGALIILILGQLVNVGAGSVGYLMMMTGHQTQAARVMGTIALINVILNLIGIHFLGIIGAALATAFSMAMWNVWLYVLVVRNLGVRPSILNAFR, translated from the coding sequence TTGCAGCAACCGGGTTTGTTCGCCAAACTCTTGCGCGGTGCAGGGGCGGCATTAACGATACAAGTTGTCAGTGCGGGGGCTTTGTATGGCTCTCAAGTGTTGCTCGCTCGTTGGATGGGCACCGCTGAGTATGGCCTCTATGATTATGCAAATACGATCAGCATTTTTTGGGCTTTCATAGCCGGTCTCGGATTACCGACTGCGGTGCTGCGATTCATTTCAGCATACAAAACCCAGCAAGACTGGGCGCACCTGCAAGGAATTATTGGGAGCAGTTGGCGACAGACTTTAGTAGTCGGCCTTATTGCCTCATTCTGCGGCACTGTAATTTTGTTGAGGTTGAATGCTGCTCATCCTTTAGGGGCATATACCCTGCCGCTCATTATCGGAATTTGGAACATTCCAATTGTTGCGTTGGTAAATCTGCAACGGGAAATTGTCCGAGCCTTTCAGCAGATTGTATTAGCCTATGCACCTTCTCTGATGATGCAGCCACTGTTGCTAATAGCCATGGCGGCTGTCTGGCAACGGCAACAAGATCTCACCAGTGCGATCGCGATCGCACTCACTTTACTCTCTGCACTGCTCGCTCTGGTGCTGCAATGGCTGCTGTTTCAGCAAAATTTAGACGTCCAAATCCGCAATGCTCGACCAGCTTATGAGCGCACTCAGTGGTGGAGTGTTGCCTTACCACTAATTCTGTCTAGTGGTGCGCACATGGTTCTGCGTGAAACTGACACGCTGATGATTGGTGTTTTGTTGAATGCCAAACAGGTTGGTATCTACAGCGCAGCCCTCAAAACCTCATCATGGGTTCCCTTTATTTTGCTGGCGGTTAATGCGATCGCGGCACCGTTAATTGCCTCGCTGTATGCCGAGGGCGATCGCCAGGGTCTGCAGCAGTTGGTCTCTACAATTGCGCGGTGGATGTTTTATCCAGCCTTAGCCACTGCGATCGGATTAATCAGCTTTGCCGAGCCTGTTCTTCACCTATTTGGGACCGAATTTGTCGCTGCAAAAGGGGCATTAATCATTTTGATTCTAGGGCAGCTCGTAAATGTAGGGGCTGGCTCGGTCGGATATCTCATGATGATGACCGGGCATCAAACTCAGGCAGCTCGGGTGATGGGAACAATTGCCCTCATCAATGTGATTTTGAACTTGATAGGGATTCATTTCTTAGGCATTATCGGGGCTGCATTAGCCACGGCGTTTTCAATGGCCATGTGGAATGTTTGGCTCTACGTTCTGGTCGTTCGGAACCTTGGCGTGCGCCCGTCTATCCTTAATGCTTTTCGGTAA
- a CDS encoding helix-turn-helix transcriptional regulator, translating to MGTSLEITTDAQGRKYVSEPCLEPCPIERGMRVLGGKWKGSILWHLKDGPVRFNDLARQLGGASKKMVVQRLREMEEAGLIRREVVSDRPIAVTYEITEFGKTALSFLEELKNWAEKHQI from the coding sequence ATGGGCACTTCTTTAGAAATCACTACCGATGCTCAAGGCCGTAAGTATGTCTCCGAGCCTTGCCTGGAACCTTGTCCGATTGAACGGGGCATGAGAGTTTTGGGTGGCAAATGGAAGGGGTCGATTCTCTGGCATCTAAAAGATGGCCCAGTGCGCTTTAACGATTTAGCACGGCAGTTGGGAGGAGCCAGCAAGAAGATGGTGGTGCAGCGACTCCGCGAAATGGAGGAAGCGGGCTTAATCAGGCGAGAGGTCGTAAGCGATCGCCCAATTGCCGTCACTTACGAAATCACCGAGTTTGGCAAGACGGCGTTGAGTTTTCTAGAGGAGCTTAAAAATTGGGCCGAAAAGCATCAAATCTAG
- a CDS encoding glutathione S-transferase family protein has protein sequence MSIADIHLYTASTMNGWKPIIFLEEAEIEYELTYIDFGKKEQKSEWYERLNPNGRIPTIVDRGNDDFVVFESGAILWYLAEKYQKFLPAGAKARSKTLQWLMFQMAGIGPMMGQAMYFQRIAAPKGNEDRYAINRYVTESRRLLEVLDKQLAGKPYLLGDDFTIVDIATYPWARSYPWAKVSIEGLDSLKAWFDRMDARPATQKAVTIPKPFPAFFGKGDEATSEAENAARF, from the coding sequence ATGTCTATTGCCGATATCCATCTCTACACGGCCTCCACGATGAATGGCTGGAAGCCTATTATTTTTCTCGAAGAAGCTGAGATTGAATACGAACTGACCTATATCGACTTTGGCAAAAAAGAACAGAAGTCGGAGTGGTATGAGCGGCTCAATCCCAATGGTCGTATTCCTACGATTGTCGATCGCGGTAACGATGATTTTGTGGTTTTTGAGTCAGGAGCAATTCTTTGGTATTTGGCTGAGAAGTACCAGAAGTTTCTTCCCGCTGGCGCAAAGGCACGCTCGAAAACGCTGCAATGGTTGATGTTTCAAATGGCTGGCATTGGCCCTATGATGGGCCAGGCCATGTACTTCCAGCGCATTGCAGCCCCCAAGGGTAACGAAGATCGCTATGCGATTAATCGCTATGTGACCGAGTCCAGACGACTGTTGGAGGTGCTAGATAAACAACTCGCAGGCAAACCGTATTTGCTGGGTGATGACTTCACCATTGTGGATATTGCGACGTATCCCTGGGCACGGTCTTACCCCTGGGCCAAGGTTTCGATAGAGGGTTTGGACAGCTTAAAAGCCTGGTTTGATCGCATGGATGCTCGTCCTGCTACCCAAAAGGCCGTCACTATTCCGAAACCTTTTCCTGCATTCTTCGGTAAAGGAGACGAAGCCACCTCAGAAGCTGAAAATGCTGCTCGTTTTTAA
- a CDS encoding NAD(P)H-dependent oxidoreductase, translating to MKNVFIINAHEAYPFSEGKLNATLVEKAKTNLTQKGYDVRITTMKEDYDVEQELEKHQWADALILQSPVNWMEVPWSFKRYMDTVYSAGMNGQLCQGDGRSRPDPSQQYGTGGTLTNIQYMLSLTLNAPKQAFDDPNQWFFEGKGLDDLFWPMHLNFKFFGMQPMATFACFDVMKNPDIENDFIRFETHLNRHFKPLPST from the coding sequence GTGAAGAACGTTTTTATCATCAATGCCCATGAAGCCTATCCTTTCTCCGAGGGAAAGCTCAATGCCACGTTGGTCGAGAAAGCCAAAACTAATCTGACCCAGAAAGGCTATGACGTCAGAATCACAACGATGAAAGAGGATTACGACGTCGAACAAGAGTTGGAAAAACATCAATGGGCTGATGCGTTGATTCTGCAAAGCCCCGTGAATTGGATGGAAGTGCCTTGGAGCTTTAAGCGTTATATGGACACCGTTTACTCTGCCGGTATGAACGGACAGCTTTGTCAGGGCGACGGCAGAAGTCGCCCTGACCCTAGCCAGCAATATGGCACTGGGGGCACGCTAACGAATATCCAATACATGCTCTCCCTAACTTTGAATGCCCCTAAACAAGCCTTTGATGATCCAAATCAATGGTTTTTTGAAGGTAAGGGGTTAGACGATTTATTTTGGCCAATGCATTTGAACTTTAAGTTCTTTGGCATGCAACCAATGGCAACTTTTGCCTGTTTTGACGTGATGAAAAACCCCGATATCGAGAACGATTTTATTCGATTTGAAACTCATCTAAATCGGCACTTTAAGCCGCTGCCGTCAACCTAA
- a CDS encoding LysE family translocator, giving the protein MTDPTSFSLFLAAVAVITVTPGPDTFYVLGRSLEQGRLAGMVSALGIFVGNLGHTTAAAVGLSALLMTSALAFNIVKYAGAAYLIYLGIQAILSRDRSFTLPTASRASLLKVFLQAILTNLLNPKAALFFLAFIPQFIDPAAGLALQTLQLGVIVAATSSLWLALIAALVAAAGQTLRRRPRLAAVQRWVTGSLFVGLGLRLAIADSRD; this is encoded by the coding sequence ATGACCGATCCCACTAGCTTCTCTCTTTTTCTGGCCGCCGTCGCTGTCATTACCGTTACTCCTGGCCCTGATACGTTTTACGTATTGGGCCGTAGTTTGGAGCAGGGACGACTGGCGGGTATGGTTTCCGCCCTGGGTATTTTTGTCGGCAACCTGGGCCACACCACCGCTGCTGCGGTTGGCCTTTCGGCACTGCTTATGACTTCGGCCCTGGCCTTCAATATCGTCAAATACGCAGGGGCCGCCTATCTGATCTACCTTGGCATCCAGGCTATTCTCAGCCGCGATCGCAGTTTCACCCTGCCCACGGCCTCACGAGCCAGCCTTTTGAAAGTCTTTTTGCAAGCAATTTTGACGAATCTACTCAACCCTAAGGCCGCGTTGTTTTTTCTCGCCTTTATTCCCCAATTCATCGATCCGGCGGCTGGTCTGGCCTTGCAGACGCTCCAGCTAGGCGTGATTGTGGCCGCTACTTCTAGCTTGTGGCTAGCGCTCATTGCAGCCTTGGTCGCCGCTGCGGGGCAAACCCTCCGCCGTCGTCCTCGATTAGCCGCTGTGCAGCGCTGGGTTACGGGCAGTTTGTTTGTAGGGCTAGGGCTGAGACTCGCGATCGCCGATTCCAGAGATTAA
- a CDS encoding YHYH protein — MPVQHNKQIRRALRAAKLTIAMVLLIWGCTSVGQSLPINLAQRSPTTTDCPPYEAAFELHLDPETVNCTADFLEVTATGLPDLTSGSREDRPMVGITTWIQRVPIPYDYDWRIPLSPSWLDEPIEASARGPIAVAVDGVPIFHYERRPDVSTSLENYEQRNDTVVQGELDQCGGHAGQGEDYHYHYAPVCLMDEHNPELPIAFGLDGTPVYFGEGGDDYYGRGRYSDLSYLPAEALDECNALQLPEGGFVHFTTKTPPYVVGCHHGSFDPGLQIELGSFDALAQRTPSPFGGSYGEPVSTLITDFEENENGEYRLAFNSLTTPGATSAILYRQTSEACWEFEYQTVAGESGQTVEACRH, encoded by the coding sequence ATGCCAGTGCAACACAATAAACAGATCCGTCGGGCTTTGCGGGCAGCCAAGCTGACGATCGCCATGGTGCTTCTGATCTGGGGCTGCACTAGTGTGGGGCAAAGTTTGCCAATCAATTTGGCGCAACGTTCGCCAACTACAACAGACTGCCCACCCTATGAAGCGGCTTTTGAGCTACACCTCGATCCCGAGACCGTTAATTGTACGGCTGACTTCCTTGAGGTGACCGCGACAGGTCTTCCTGATTTGACGTCTGGGAGTCGCGAAGATCGCCCGATGGTCGGCATCACAACCTGGATCCAACGAGTTCCGATTCCCTACGATTACGATTGGCGGATTCCCCTTTCCCCGTCCTGGCTAGATGAACCTATTGAAGCCAGCGCGCGTGGCCCCATCGCGGTGGCAGTTGATGGGGTGCCCATTTTTCATTACGAGCGCCGACCGGATGTTTCAACGTCGCTAGAGAACTACGAGCAGCGTAATGACACCGTTGTTCAGGGCGAATTAGACCAGTGTGGCGGCCATGCCGGGCAAGGCGAAGACTATCACTACCATTACGCACCAGTTTGTTTGATGGATGAGCATAATCCTGAACTCCCGATTGCCTTTGGCCTGGACGGCACTCCCGTCTATTTCGGTGAAGGAGGGGACGACTATTATGGACGGGGTCGATACAGCGATCTGAGTTACCTACCCGCTGAAGCCCTGGATGAATGTAATGCGCTCCAGTTACCAGAGGGCGGGTTTGTGCATTTCACCACCAAAACCCCGCCTTATGTTGTGGGGTGCCATCACGGATCTTTTGACCCTGGACTGCAAATAGAACTGGGCTCCTTTGATGCACTGGCACAGCGCACACCCAGCCCGTTTGGGGGCAGCTATGGTGAGCCTGTCTCAACGCTGATCACGGATTTTGAGGAAAATGAAAACGGCGAGTATCGGTTGGCTTTCAATTCTTTAACCACGCCTGGAGCAACGAGCGCAATTCTATATCGCCAGACTTCAGAAGCTTGCTGGGAGTTTGAGTACCAAACAGTGGCGGGTGAAAGCGGGCAGACTGTAGAAGCCTGCCGACATTAG
- a CDS encoding cation transporter, protein MTQLFSSIDVPQLTRLKVEPHPHHHGDCTHTHGVIDPEIASSARGIWAVKWSLVGLLLTAIMQAAIFWLSGSVALLADMIHNVGDAMTAVPLGVTFLVSRRKPTPRFSYGFARLEDLAGVVIVAIILLSAIITAYESVERFYHPQPLHHLGALAIAGFVGFIGNEIVAVFRVRVGREINSAALIADGYHAMADGLVSLAVLLSAAGVSLGYSWADPVIGLAIAAVLLKIVWESGQTILSRLLDGVEPEVLDALHHAISHVPEIEAEAIAERGVGRIANLRTRWLGHRLHVAMDMRLPPNLSLQETQAITNTVEEQLKAHVPYLGLTVVRAVPGTQEIDNASATQ, encoded by the coding sequence ATGACACAACTTTTTAGTTCTATTGATGTGCCTCAACTCACCAGACTCAAGGTGGAGCCTCACCCCCATCATCATGGCGACTGTACCCATACCCACGGGGTCATCGACCCGGAAATCGCGAGTTCTGCCCGAGGAATCTGGGCTGTGAAATGGTCTTTAGTGGGCTTGCTGCTCACGGCCATTATGCAGGCGGCGATATTTTGGCTTTCGGGTAGTGTTGCTCTCCTGGCCGATATGATTCATAACGTCGGGGATGCCATGACCGCCGTGCCTTTGGGTGTGACGTTCCTAGTCTCCCGACGCAAGCCCACACCCAGATTTTCCTATGGCTTTGCTCGATTGGAAGACTTGGCAGGGGTCGTGATTGTGGCGATCATCTTGTTGAGTGCAATCATTACTGCCTATGAGTCTGTAGAGCGCTTTTACCATCCTCAGCCCCTGCATCATTTGGGAGCCTTAGCCATCGCTGGCTTCGTCGGCTTCATCGGTAACGAAATTGTGGCGGTTTTCCGCGTTCGGGTAGGGCGGGAAATCAACAGTGCGGCCCTGATAGCCGATGGCTACCACGCGATGGCAGATGGGTTGGTCAGTCTGGCGGTATTACTCAGTGCCGCAGGTGTTAGTTTGGGCTATTCCTGGGCTGATCCGGTGATTGGTTTAGCGATCGCAGCCGTGTTGCTCAAAATTGTTTGGGAATCGGGACAGACGATTCTGAGTCGCTTGCTCGATGGCGTGGAACCAGAGGTACTAGACGCGCTCCACCATGCCATCAGTCATGTGCCTGAAATTGAAGCTGAAGCGATCGCGGAGCGTGGCGTTGGCCGTATCGCCAATCTGCGAACTCGCTGGCTAGGGCATCGGCTCCATGTGGCGATGGACATGAGGCTACCGCCTAACCTTTCTCTGCAGGAAACTCAAGCGATTACGAATACCGTAGAAGAACAACTGAAAGCCCATGTGCCTTATCTCGGTTTAACCGTGGTTAGAGCCGTACCTGGTACTCAGGAGATTGATAATGCCAGTGCAACACAATAA
- a CDS encoding YHYH protein, whose product MAQQGHESLTQEVAQSRPESGPPEGGFPGGRPGGDRPEGDLGEPIASTEADTSGVLCDASTNVLNEQLSLQSEAQWSCADGQRQLVANGVPNHQTDAQFVGERNPITAHEVNVAMPLNSVAHTGAGQRSINPAYALNGVKFNPGTGGRCASNITDVSECSLRPGSTGEWTMEALGQSTFDFGEDANHAHVQRGGVYHYHGMPEGMLSEQNLAGESMQLIGWAVDGFPLYARYGYSAPESSTSALQAMEPSYQLKATPDPDRPSVDLIPMGTFSQDYEYVEGSGDLDECNGRFAVTPEFPQGIYHYYVTDAYPFVQRCVKGTPDPSARPGPPPSGGPSEDGGPPQGNTAPDFSEAAAQLGVSEAALSQAIQAAGGRQADLFEVARELGIDEADLREALPPSPNR is encoded by the coding sequence ATGGCCCAGCAGGGTCACGAAAGCCTGACTCAAGAAGTGGCCCAAAGCAGGCCCGAAAGTGGCCCACCCGAAGGCGGTTTCCCCGGAGGCAGGCCGGGGGGCGATCGGCCAGAAGGTGACTTAGGGGAACCCATTGCATCCACCGAGGCCGACACATCGGGCGTCCTGTGCGATGCCAGCACCAATGTGCTGAACGAGCAATTGAGTCTGCAAAGTGAGGCCCAGTGGTCTTGTGCTGATGGGCAGCGGCAGCTGGTTGCCAATGGGGTGCCGAATCATCAAACGGATGCACAGTTCGTGGGAGAGCGTAACCCCATTACGGCCCACGAAGTTAATGTCGCGATGCCGCTGAATTCTGTTGCGCATACGGGCGCTGGTCAGCGGAGTATAAACCCGGCCTATGCACTGAACGGGGTGAAGTTTAATCCTGGGACGGGTGGGCGGTGTGCCTCCAATATCACCGATGTGTCTGAGTGCAGTTTGAGACCTGGTAGCACTGGGGAATGGACAATGGAAGCGCTAGGCCAATCGACCTTTGACTTTGGTGAAGATGCTAATCACGCCCATGTGCAGCGGGGTGGGGTCTATCACTATCACGGTATGCCCGAAGGCATGCTATCGGAACAGAATTTGGCTGGCGAATCGATGCAGCTCATTGGTTGGGCGGTAGATGGGTTTCCGCTCTATGCGCGGTATGGCTACAGCGCTCCCGAATCTAGCACAAGTGCCTTGCAGGCGATGGAACCTAGCTATCAATTGAAAGCCACGCCAGATCCGGATCGTCCCAGTGTCGACCTCATACCCATGGGTACGTTTTCCCAAGACTATGAATATGTTGAAGGGTCTGGTGACCTTGACGAATGTAATGGCCGTTTTGCGGTGACGCCGGAATTCCCGCAAGGCATTTATCACTACTACGTGACCGACGCTTACCCCTTCGTGCAGCGCTGCGTAAAGGGAACGCCCGATCCGTCGGCACGGCCAGGCCCACCACCCTCTGGTGGGCCGTCTGAGGATGGCGGTCCACCTCAAGGGAATACGGCACCCGATTTTTCTGAGGCCGCAGCGCAACTTGGCGTCTCTGAAGCAGCGCTCAGTCAGGCCATCCAAGCGGCTGGGGGACGCCAGGCCGATCTCTTTGAAGTAGCCAGGGAGTTAGGTATTGACGAAGCTGATTTGAGGGAGGCGCTGCCACCGAGCCCCAACCGATAA
- a CDS encoding response regulator transcription factor, producing the protein MRVLFVEDEPKIANFVRTGLAEQGFVVDYCENGNEALALALDQDYDVLVLDIMVPGKDGLAILKQLRQSGRSTPVILVTARGELDDRLTGLNLGADDYITKPFFVEELVARIHAVVRRSVGERQNLLTVADLKLDRITREVSCQGHTIELTTREFNLLEYLMRSPGRVFTRTQILEHVWGYDFNPGTNVVDVCIQRLRKKIDGAGEPSHIENVRGVGYRFRASEAAP; encoded by the coding sequence ATGCGCGTTTTGTTTGTAGAAGACGAACCCAAAATTGCTAACTTTGTTCGAACTGGCCTAGCAGAGCAGGGATTTGTCGTGGATTACTGTGAAAACGGCAACGAGGCGCTAGCGCTAGCGTTAGATCAAGATTACGACGTGTTAGTGCTCGACATTATGGTGCCGGGAAAAGACGGACTAGCGATTCTTAAACAGCTACGACAGTCTGGACGGAGCACGCCCGTAATTTTGGTGACGGCCCGCGGTGAGCTAGACGACCGACTAACGGGGCTCAACCTGGGGGCCGATGACTACATCACCAAACCCTTTTTTGTCGAAGAGTTGGTGGCTCGCATCCACGCGGTAGTGCGGCGTAGCGTGGGTGAACGACAGAATCTGCTGACAGTGGCAGATCTAAAGCTAGACCGGATTACCCGCGAGGTGAGCTGTCAGGGACACACGATAGAGCTGACCACGCGCGAGTTTAACTTGCTGGAATATCTAATGCGATCGCCCGGTCGCGTTTTCACCCGGACTCAAATTCTAGAGCACGTATGGGGCTATGACTTCAACCCTGGCACCAACGTGGTAGACGTGTGCATTCAGCGGCTGCGTAAGAAAATTGACGGCGCGGGTGAGCCTAGCCACATTGAGAATGTGCGCGGTGTCGGCTATCGGTTTCGGGCGTCTGAGGCAGCGCCGTGA